The following coding sequences lie in one Treponema socranskii subsp. buccale genomic window:
- the rpoN gene encoding RNA polymerase factor sigma-54, with the protein MPDFSYGQVQQTSQVQRQVLSQKQIQSLKLLAMSGEDLNAEIRKAVNENPALEIVRDTAAAASADASRASLPYDNTRTSYASQAGNEAAQKFQDAYENAADTRETLQAHLLFQLNVMKLSPDEKALGKALIENLNENGWHILAPASLLDKSRPAQNTAMLDKMLHIIRCMDPEGTCCNNMEESLYVQAQIAGDAPPLALFILDGHIDVLYSNDATPDIERIKRKIIKLQEASKRESFGGERVIDSLTITSADVENAIAFISRLNPHPAQGYGKAPTHYISPDISVTEAEGEVPNTSDENEMFVENTHEKYFRITLAKGAIPSVRIVPGFNAQRHKELKKNLKAAEQFLDNLAYRKSLLLQSCEIIVKTQIGFFSSHGKGYLEELTQSETARILGVNESTVSRMANEKFMQTPWRQLFPLKYFFTNSQDKVKFALRQLIENRASGKKPLSDRELVEKLAAQGLHVARRTVAKYRTQLAIGSSYTRGKMPKP; encoded by the coding sequence ATGCCCGATTTTTCTTACGGACAAGTGCAGCAGACTTCGCAAGTGCAGCGGCAAGTGCTGTCGCAAAAACAGATTCAATCGCTGAAACTGCTCGCGATGAGCGGCGAAGATTTGAACGCCGAAATCCGAAAAGCGGTAAACGAAAATCCCGCACTCGAAATCGTGCGCGATACTGCAGCTGCGGCAAGCGCTGACGCGTCGCGCGCGTCCCTTCCGTACGACAATACGCGCACTTCTTATGCGTCTCAGGCAGGCAACGAAGCGGCGCAAAAATTTCAAGATGCATACGAAAACGCCGCCGATACGCGCGAAACGCTGCAGGCGCACCTTTTGTTTCAGCTGAACGTAATGAAACTTTCCCCCGATGAAAAAGCGCTCGGAAAAGCGCTCATCGAAAACCTGAACGAAAACGGCTGGCACATCCTCGCTCCCGCGTCATTGCTCGATAAATCGCGCCCCGCACAGAATACGGCTATGCTCGATAAAATGCTGCACATCATCCGGTGCATGGATCCTGAAGGCACGTGCTGCAACAATATGGAAGAAAGCCTCTACGTGCAGGCACAAATCGCAGGCGACGCTCCGCCGCTCGCACTTTTTATACTTGACGGACACATCGACGTGCTGTATTCGAACGACGCGACACCCGATATAGAGCGCATCAAACGAAAAATTATTAAATTGCAGGAAGCGTCGAAGCGCGAATCTTTCGGCGGCGAGAGGGTAATCGATTCACTTACGATAACTTCAGCCGATGTGGAAAATGCGATCGCCTTTATCTCCCGCTTAAACCCGCATCCCGCGCAGGGTTACGGCAAAGCTCCGACACACTACATTTCGCCGGACATCTCGGTGACCGAAGCCGAGGGAGAAGTGCCGAACACGTCCGATGAAAATGAAATGTTCGTGGAAAATACGCACGAAAAGTATTTCCGCATAACGCTTGCAAAAGGTGCCATTCCCTCCGTTCGGATCGTTCCGGGTTTCAACGCGCAGCGTCATAAAGAGCTAAAAAAAAATCTTAAAGCCGCAGAACAATTTTTGGACAACCTCGCATACCGCAAATCGCTCCTTCTGCAGTCATGCGAGATCATCGTCAAAACACAGATCGGTTTTTTTTCATCGCACGGGAAAGGCTACCTTGAAGAGCTCACACAGAGCGAAACGGCGCGCATACTCGGCGTCAACGAATCGACGGTGTCGCGTATGGCGAACGAAAAATTCATGCAGACGCCGTGGAGACAGCTTTTTCCGCTGAAATATTTTTTTACGAATTCGCAGGACAAAGTAAAATTCGCATTGCGTCAGCTTATCGAAAATCGCGCAAGCGGTAAAAAACCGCTGTCTGACAGAGAGCTCGTCGAAAAACTCGCCGCCCAGGGACTACACGTCGCGCGCCGCACCGTCGCAAAATACCGCACGCAGCTTGCGATCGGCTCGTCGTATACACGCGGAAAAATGCCGAAGCCGTAA
- a CDS encoding DUF1015 domain-containing protein encodes MNTFSDFALSVPDILLPKNIDTTSWSCIACDQYTQDRNYWKEAEKAASGKPSALNLILPEVYLGDGDKESRITGIQAAMKRYIDDGLFEEKHGFVYVERTTAFGRMRRGLIAAIDLDDYEWKPFSKALIRATEATIPSRIPPRKAIRSGAPLEVPHIMLLVNDASDSLVGGTGKVVKASGAAPLYSGNLMMKGGSIKGWLVPESSEGAILSSLEKIAEANTESDGSVFMFAVGDGNHSLATAKAVWDEYKQRLGEEERKTSRVRYALVEIVNIYDAGLTFEPIHRVLFGADAAELILRLTSQFGGEVVQCRSSEELENAVKKSRASFGFASTSGGKTSYTLLKTNISSLAVSAFQPVVDDYIAEKAKAGIDITIDYIHGDAETMQLGAEEGTTGILLPPIDKASFFATIEKNGPLPRKSFSMGEADEKRFYLECRKLF; translated from the coding sequence ATGAACACATTTTCGGATTTCGCCCTTTCAGTACCCGACATTTTGCTGCCGAAAAATATCGACACGACAAGCTGGTCGTGCATCGCGTGCGATCAATATACGCAGGACAGAAATTATTGGAAAGAGGCGGAAAAAGCGGCGAGCGGAAAACCGAGCGCGTTGAACCTCATTTTGCCGGAAGTCTATCTCGGCGACGGCGATAAAGAATCGCGTATCACCGGCATACAGGCGGCGATGAAGCGCTATATCGATGACGGTCTCTTTGAAGAAAAACACGGCTTCGTCTATGTCGAGCGCACGACGGCGTTCGGCCGTATGCGGCGCGGTCTTATCGCCGCAATCGATTTGGACGACTACGAGTGGAAGCCTTTTTCCAAAGCGCTCATCCGTGCAACCGAAGCGACGATTCCTTCCCGCATTCCGCCTCGCAAAGCGATCAGGAGCGGCGCCCCGCTCGAAGTACCGCACATCATGCTCCTCGTAAACGATGCGTCGGATTCCCTTGTCGGAGGTACGGGAAAAGTCGTCAAAGCGTCCGGAGCCGCTCCTCTTTATTCGGGAAATCTCATGATGAAGGGCGGAAGCATAAAAGGTTGGCTTGTACCGGAATCTTCGGAAGGTGCAATTCTCTCATCTCTTGAAAAAATCGCGGAGGCGAATACCGAAAGCGACGGCAGCGTGTTTATGTTTGCAGTCGGTGACGGAAATCATTCGCTTGCAACCGCAAAAGCCGTGTGGGACGAATACAAACAAAGGCTCGGCGAAGAAGAGCGCAAGACAAGCCGCGTACGTTATGCGCTCGTCGAAATTGTCAACATATACGATGCGGGTCTCACGTTCGAACCGATTCACCGCGTGCTTTTCGGAGCGGACGCGGCGGAATTGATTTTGCGCTTGACTTCTCAATTCGGCGGAGAGGTTGTGCAGTGTCGGTCGTCCGAAGAACTCGAAAATGCGGTAAAAAAATCGAGGGCATCGTTCGGCTTTGCAAGCACGTCCGGCGGAAAAACGTCGTACACGCTTTTAAAAACGAATATTTCTTCGCTCGCGGTTTCCGCTTTTCAACCGGTCGTCGACGATTATATAGCTGAAAAAGCGAAAGCCGGAATCGACATAACGATCGATTATATTCACGGAGATGCGGAAACGATGCAGCTCGGCGCCGAAGAGGGTACGACGGGCATCCTCCTTCCTCCGATCGACAAAGCAAGCTTTTTTGCGACGATCGAAAAAAACGGGCCGCTCCCGCGAAAAAGTTTTTCGATGGGCGAAGCCGACGAAAAGCGCTTTTACCTCGAATGCCGAAAACTGTTTTAG
- a CDS encoding shikimate kinase — translation MTTVPDPAYILFGIKHSGKTTQGRLLSKKISFPFVDIDEIITKQTGFTPRQIYFDYGPEKFMSAEEKICSVLEKKCFGKKIVIATGGGICDNAPALMRLRDLGTFIFLEVSEQIAFDRILEKIKFNDDGSIANLPAYIARKEPKTEEEVRSIFHDVFTDRTARYRSFVDTIVPLDAVSEEENFKTLCGALGIV, via the coding sequence ATGACAACAGTTCCTGATCCGGCATATATCCTCTTCGGCATAAAGCATTCGGGAAAAACGACGCAAGGCCGTCTCCTTTCAAAAAAGATCTCTTTTCCCTTTGTGGATATCGATGAAATCATTACAAAGCAGACGGGCTTTACGCCGCGTCAAATATACTTCGATTACGGGCCGGAAAAATTTATGAGTGCGGAAGAAAAAATTTGCAGCGTGCTCGAAAAAAAATGTTTCGGTAAAAAGATCGTCATCGCGACCGGAGGCGGTATATGCGACAACGCTCCGGCGCTCATGCGTTTACGCGATTTGGGAACGTTTATTTTTCTTGAAGTGTCCGAGCAAATCGCATTCGACAGGATTTTGGAAAAAATAAAGTTCAACGACGACGGCTCGATCGCGAATCTGCCCGCATATATCGCGCGTAAAGAACCGAAAACCGAAGAAGAAGTGAGATCGATTTTTCACGACGTTTTTACCGATCGGACGGCGCGCTATCGATCCTTTGTCGATACGATCGTCCCGCTCGACGCCGTTTCCGAAGAAGAAAATTTTAAAACGTTGTGCGGCGCGCTCGGCATAGTATAG
- a CDS encoding YdbC family protein, whose translation MADDFTFEITKNIGVVSEGKGGWKMELNLVSWGGRPEKYDVRSWSPDHQKMGKGLTLTKEELTSLGKLIASLPAE comes from the coding sequence ATGGCGGATGATTTTACTTTTGAAATTACGAAAAACATCGGCGTCGTCTCCGAAGGAAAAGGCGGATGGAAGATGGAGCTCAACCTCGTATCATGGGGAGGCCGCCCCGAAAAATACGACGTCAGAAGCTGGTCGCCCGACCATCAAAAAATGGGCAAGGGTTTGACGCTTACGAAAGAAGAACTCACGTCTCTCGGAAAACTCATCGCATCTCTTCCGGCGGAGTGA
- a CDS encoding NifU family protein, which produces MANERLEASIKEALDMFRPQLQADGGDMEYICLDEQNRVHLKLVGACGSCPMALMTLKMGVERYLKDACPEVTEVVQEEETE; this is translated from the coding sequence ATGGCAAACGAAAGACTTGAAGCTTCGATAAAAGAAGCGCTCGATATGTTCCGCCCGCAGCTGCAGGCAGACGGCGGCGATATGGAATATATTTGCTTGGATGAACAAAATCGTGTTCATTTAAAATTGGTCGGCGCATGCGGCAGCTGTCCCATGGCGCTGATGACGCTTAAAATGGGCGTCGAGCGTTATCTGAAAGACGCCTGTCCCGAAGTGACGGAAGTCGTTCAGGAAGAAGAAACGGAATAA
- a CDS encoding DUF262 domain-containing protein: MTSEKFTLQQYSIGAILGLIEANDFVIPEIQRPFVWKKTQVRDLIDSLYNGYPTGYIIVWKNPDVQTKEGTKANGKKVLIDGQQRITALMASIAGKEVLDSDFNKDRIRIAFNPFPEDETKRFAVQDASHLKDKRWIPDIAEIFKSDFKQMKFLSDYVKDNPSADMDDLAEIITNLKGIGNRQIGVIELDQVANFTYLDTQVNKAVGENAPNVYFGKVLSQCKSGNIEIGNINSEEELYKNLEENCIPKEIVNMTVKDYDEYLIERRKLMAKLIEKYYKGL; this comes from the coding sequence ATGACATCGGAAAAATTTACCCTTCAGCAATATTCAATCGGTGCGATTCTTGGACTTATCGAAGCGAATGATTTTGTTATTCCGGAAATCCAACGTCCCTTTGTTTGGAAAAAGACTCAAGTTAGAGATTTAATAGATTCACTTTATAACGGTTATCCGACAGGATATATCATTGTTTGGAAAAATCCCGATGTTCAGACTAAAGAGGGAACTAAAGCAAACGGGAAAAAAGTTCTCATTGACGGACAGCAGCGTATTACCGCACTTATGGCCTCCATTGCCGGCAAAGAAGTTCTTGATTCCGATTTTAACAAGGACAGGATTAGAATCGCATTCAATCCGTTTCCCGAAGATGAAACAAAGCGATTTGCAGTTCAAGATGCCTCACATTTAAAAGATAAACGTTGGATACCCGATATTGCTGAAATTTTCAAATCCGATTTTAAACAAATGAAGTTTTTGTCCGATTATGTAAAAGATAATCCGTCTGCCGATATGGACGACCTTGCAGAAATCATTACAAATCTCAAGGGGATCGGTAATCGTCAGATTGGTGTCATAGAGCTTGATCAGGTAGCAAATTTTACCTATCTTGATACACAGGTCAATAAAGCCGTGGGGGAAAATGCGCCTAATGTTTATTTCGGAAAAGTTTTAAGTCAGTGTAAATCCGGAAATATTGAAATAGGAAATATAAATTCGGAAGAAGAGCTGTATAAGAATTTAGAGGAAAACTGTATTCCGAAAGAAATTGTAAATATGACTGTTAAAGATTATGATGAATACCTTATTGAACGCCGAAAACTGATGGCTAAGCTTATTGAAAAGTATTACAAGGGATTATGA
- a CDS encoding PrsW family glutamic-type intramembrane protease, which translates to MNIYAALALCFVPLFVMFSAIRRFAHVGIIIMLYAALLGLLAVAPISILQFYAADIPFLHSDHWITQLLRAILFNGFIEEFIKIIFILFLPSKRLSLGKFFLCACICGMSLGCFESAIYFLQHLQQANTIGAHLIYVQMFERMFTSDAVHALCAGLGGLFIRSVKRMRIDIAAVLFAPLLHGLYDFFALYDDFKRFSVAAILLLAVQCRISYRIQADEGQKADVKQPPKNPAEKISEKSETKRTTKDKIEGEKSQKASKGAAGTGKIPKEKKAAGKSIKQEKKESSKKRYEKEKR; encoded by the coding sequence ATGAATATCTATGCGGCGCTTGCCCTTTGCTTTGTTCCCCTTTTTGTCATGTTTTCGGCGATACGTCGCTTCGCTCACGTCGGGATCATCATAATGCTGTATGCGGCACTGCTCGGATTGCTTGCCGTAGCGCCGATTTCAATTTTGCAATTTTACGCAGCGGATATTCCGTTTTTGCATTCGGATCATTGGATCACGCAGCTTTTGCGCGCGATTTTATTTAACGGCTTTATAGAAGAATTTATTAAAATTATCTTTATACTTTTTTTGCCGTCAAAGCGGCTGTCGCTCGGAAAGTTTTTTTTGTGCGCGTGCATCTGCGGCATGAGTTTGGGCTGCTTTGAATCGGCGATTTATTTTTTGCAGCACTTACAGCAGGCCAATACGATCGGCGCGCATCTCATCTATGTTCAAATGTTTGAACGTATGTTCACGAGCGATGCGGTACACGCTTTATGCGCGGGATTGGGAGGTCTGTTTATTCGGTCGGTAAAGCGTATGCGGATCGATATCGCAGCGGTTTTGTTTGCGCCGTTGCTGCACGGTCTGTACGATTTTTTCGCACTCTACGACGACTTCAAACGGTTTTCCGTCGCGGCGATTTTGCTTTTGGCCGTTCAGTGCAGGATCAGCTATAGGATCCAAGCGGATGAAGGGCAAAAGGCGGATGTAAAACAGCCGCCGAAAAATCCGGCGGAAAAAATATCGGAAAAATCGGAGACAAAAAGAACAACCAAAGATAAAATCGAAGGGGAAAAATCACAAAAAGCGTCGAAGGGTGCAGCCGGTACCGGAAAGATACCGAAGGAAAAGAAGGCTGCGGGAAAATCGATAAAACAGGAAAAGAAGGAAAGCTCAAAAAAAAGATACGAAAAGGAAAAGCGGTAA
- the radA gene encoding DNA repair protein RadA, with protein MAKKSGTIVYKCSSCGYSQPRWLGRCPQCGEWNTLEECILDANAVSPSRSGVSERAKPVPLSHVEAKAGMRLATGIAEFDRVLGGGAAMCSAVLIGGEPGIGKSTLLLQTASLAAKANGNAMRVLYVSGEESAAQIKERSERLGLAAAGIELLCTMRLEDMLAALDAQNPVLVIVDSIQTTYSVQAGLIPGTVNQLKYCANELISWVKERDAVLIMAAHVTKEGLIAGPKSLEHMVDTVVSFERSNDEYRFLRAAKNRFGSVDEIGIFEMTEKGLTEVADPSVLFITRRDGKQPAGVACTAVFEGSRVFIVEIQALVVPAKASLSRVYSDKIDSARVARVAAVLEKRTGLRFSDQDLYINVAGGMRLTEGAIDAALAAALYSARTDIALAAETAVIGELSLAGEIRPVPRLTQRAKTAQNMGFSTVIAPEKSKGVSQARDVKELVTLLFGA; from the coding sequence ATGGCAAAAAAATCCGGTACGATCGTGTACAAGTGCTCATCCTGCGGTTATTCGCAGCCGCGCTGGCTCGGCCGCTGTCCGCAGTGCGGAGAATGGAACACGCTCGAAGAATGCATACTCGACGCGAACGCCGTAAGTCCCTCCCGTTCCGGCGTTTCCGAGCGCGCAAAGCCTGTACCGCTTTCGCATGTGGAAGCAAAGGCCGGTATGCGCCTTGCAACCGGCATCGCGGAATTCGACCGCGTGCTCGGCGGCGGAGCTGCAATGTGTTCGGCGGTTCTTATCGGCGGAGAGCCGGGCATCGGAAAATCGACGCTGCTTTTGCAGACGGCTTCTCTCGCGGCGAAAGCGAACGGCAATGCGATGCGCGTACTCTACGTGTCGGGCGAAGAATCCGCCGCGCAGATAAAAGAGCGGAGCGAGAGGCTCGGCCTTGCTGCCGCCGGCATCGAGCTTTTGTGTACGATGCGTCTCGAAGATATGCTCGCCGCGCTCGATGCGCAAAACCCCGTACTCGTGATCGTCGATTCGATTCAAACGACATATTCGGTGCAGGCCGGTTTGATTCCGGGAACGGTCAATCAATTGAAATACTGCGCGAACGAATTGATAAGCTGGGTCAAAGAGCGCGACGCCGTTTTAATAATGGCCGCGCACGTGACGAAAGAAGGGTTGATCGCCGGCCCGAAATCGCTCGAGCACATGGTCGACACGGTGGTTTCATTCGAACGCAGCAACGACGAATACCGCTTTTTGCGCGCGGCGAAAAACAGGTTCGGCTCGGTCGATGAAATCGGCATCTTCGAAATGACGGAAAAAGGCTTGACCGAAGTCGCCGATCCGTCGGTGCTCTTTATCACGAGGCGCGACGGCAAGCAGCCCGCGGGCGTTGCATGTACCGCCGTGTTCGAAGGCAGCCGCGTGTTTATCGTTGAAATACAGGCGCTCGTCGTGCCGGCAAAGGCGTCTCTTTCCCGCGTCTATAGCGATAAAATCGATTCGGCGCGCGTGGCGCGCGTGGCGGCAGTCCTCGAAAAACGGACGGGCCTGCGTTTTTCCGATCAGGATTTATACATCAATGTGGCAGGCGGTATGCGCTTGACGGAAGGCGCGATCGATGCGGCGCTTGCGGCGGCGCTGTATTCCGCACGTACCGACATCGCACTCGCAGCCGAAACGGCGGTGATCGGCGAGCTGAGTCTTGCCGGAGAAATTCGTCCCGTGCCGCGATTGACGCAGCGCGCAAAGACGGCGCAGAATATGGGCTTTTCGACGGTTATCGCGCCGGAAAAAAGCAAGGGCGTCTCTCAGGCGCGCGACGTAAAAGAGCTCGTAACGCTTCTGTTCGGAGCATAA
- a CDS encoding FKBP-type peptidyl-prolyl cis-trans isomerase, whose product MCIAKNRMVKIHYTLKDSDGTLIDSSSGLAPFEYLHGNGNLIPGLEAELEGKNPGDTFTVTVLPKDGYGEYDPKLHIEVPRDQFDNGSPLEVGMKFQAQTAGGPMTVTIQNITDKTVTVDGNHELAGKTLVFDVTVVDVREATDEELMPELSGCGGSCGSCGGGCGGCGHHDYW is encoded by the coding sequence ATGTGCATTGCAAAAAACAGGATGGTAAAAATACACTATACGCTGAAAGATTCCGACGGCACCTTGATCGATTCGTCTTCCGGGCTCGCCCCGTTCGAATACCTGCACGGGAACGGCAATTTGATTCCGGGGCTGGAAGCGGAACTTGAAGGCAAAAATCCCGGCGATACGTTTACGGTAACGGTTTTGCCGAAAGACGGCTACGGCGAATACGACCCGAAGCTGCACATAGAAGTACCGCGCGATCAGTTCGACAACGGATCTCCGCTTGAAGTCGGTATGAAATTTCAAGCTCAGACGGCAGGCGGCCCCATGACCGTGACGATACAAAACATAACCGATAAAACCGTCACTGTCGACGGCAATCACGAATTGGCGGGAAAAACGCTCGTGTTCGACGTCACCGTCGTCGATGTGCGCGAGGCGACGGACGAAGAGCTTATGCCGGAGCTGTCCGGCTGCGGCGGGAGCTGCGGAAGCTGCGGCGGCGGTTGTGGCGGTTGCGGACATCACGATTATTGGTAA
- a CDS encoding flagellar assembly lytic transglycosylase, whose amino-acid sequence MRNFRLLKLLICFILFTFAAVFSGCGESGFDSLRRLYGEDANYYIGLRKKAEGEEKAARQLFLRCLKKGSYYAALRSAEELMQLGTVQERLSACEKLLAKYGDEDAILIALGAYENAGEYSKILTLTESIDMTSCKNDIARIRLGALFKRNNRQFQDEAYTWYTSRPMTLSMNRLYRETVTEGLQSAKSKIINFRIDVYNANYNSAYERFSEIRETVIKNGTLPLTAQIVSDMGKACLYGSSSYIKNAKIFTEIAAKEKNDKDIVYNAYFYAGRLYDKADSDYAAAESCFVRAMNTVQSGIRYDNALWYLLNGSLRTSVDTAMEVFKTYRTNIDNPAYFDDFFELIVPLLLSQSRWSDFKRVYEAIDGYASDVSIGRFAYLYGRLVQEGLIASAAPRDEAENAFRRVLSLNCDTYYKTLAAVKLGLDDEAAKDAIRRTGINKNFTKDEEVERLLLGYALFGLPEKIYPEWLSFTSDGKAISVSCAAALSTFLNKGASGADEYYAQSLRIFAKAAASADVPLGEEAWKLLYPRNYAKEVSTSCETFGIDEAVLYALIRTESFFSNNVISAAGARGLTQLMDLTADEIAMRLKRSDYDLLDPATNIEFGAYYLAYLTKRLDGSPLTAFFAYNAGIGRVRRWLNNSHLELGRHAASDLFLETIPYSETREYGRKLIAASVMYGILYYDTPIQTVVKKITNR is encoded by the coding sequence GTGCGGAATTTTCGTTTATTAAAATTATTAATCTGTTTTATACTCTTTACCTTTGCCGCTGTTTTTTCAGGCTGCGGCGAAAGCGGTTTCGATTCGCTTCGCAGACTGTACGGAGAAGATGCGAATTACTATATCGGGCTTCGAAAAAAAGCGGAAGGTGAAGAAAAAGCGGCACGGCAGCTTTTTCTGCGATGTTTAAAAAAAGGTTCGTATTATGCGGCGCTCCGCAGTGCGGAAGAACTCATGCAGCTCGGTACGGTACAGGAGCGGCTTTCGGCGTGTGAAAAACTCTTGGCGAAATACGGCGATGAAGATGCGATTTTGATTGCACTCGGCGCGTATGAAAATGCGGGCGAATATTCGAAAATTCTTACATTGACCGAATCGATTGATATGACATCGTGCAAAAACGATATCGCACGCATAAGGCTCGGCGCGTTATTTAAAAGAAACAACCGGCAGTTCCAAGACGAAGCATACACATGGTATACGTCGCGGCCCATGACGCTTTCGATGAATCGATTATATCGGGAAACGGTAACCGAAGGCTTACAGTCGGCAAAAAGCAAAATTATTAATTTTAGAATCGACGTATACAACGCGAATTACAATTCGGCGTATGAGCGGTTTTCCGAAATCCGCGAAACCGTAATAAAAAACGGTACGCTGCCGCTTACGGCGCAGATTGTTTCGGATATGGGAAAAGCCTGTCTTTACGGCAGTTCGAGTTATATAAAAAACGCAAAAATTTTTACCGAAATTGCGGCAAAAGAAAAAAACGATAAGGACATCGTTTATAACGCGTATTTTTATGCGGGCAGGCTTTACGATAAAGCCGACTCCGATTACGCAGCGGCGGAATCCTGTTTTGTTCGTGCTATGAATACCGTGCAAAGCGGAATCCGATATGACAACGCGCTGTGGTATTTGCTGAACGGGAGCCTCCGCACGTCGGTCGATACCGCAATGGAAGTGTTCAAAACCTATCGCACAAATATAGACAACCCCGCATACTTTGACGATTTTTTTGAACTTATCGTACCGCTGCTTCTTTCGCAGTCGCGTTGGAGCGATTTTAAAAGAGTGTATGAGGCTATTGACGGTTATGCGTCGGATGTGTCGATCGGGCGTTTCGCGTATTTATACGGACGGCTCGTGCAGGAGGGTCTGATCGCTTCCGCCGCTCCGCGCGATGAAGCCGAAAATGCATTCCGCCGCGTGCTTTCTCTCAATTGCGATACGTATTATAAAACGCTTGCGGCGGTAAAACTCGGTCTCGATGATGAAGCGGCAAAAGACGCAATTCGTCGTACGGGAATTAATAAAAATTTTACAAAGGATGAAGAGGTCGAGCGGCTGCTGCTCGGCTATGCGCTTTTCGGATTGCCGGAAAAAATTTATCCCGAATGGCTTTCGTTTACGTCCGACGGCAAAGCGATAAGCGTTTCGTGTGCCGCAGCTCTTTCGACTTTTTTAAATAAAGGGGCATCAGGCGCGGATGAATATTATGCGCAGAGCCTCAGAATCTTTGCAAAGGCCGCGGCGTCCGCCGATGTGCCGCTCGGTGAAGAGGCGTGGAAACTTTTATACCCGCGCAATTATGCGAAAGAAGTTTCAACTTCGTGTGAAACGTTCGGCATCGATGAAGCGGTTTTGTACGCGCTCATCCGCACGGAAAGTTTTTTCAGCAATAATGTCATAAGTGCTGCGGGTGCGCGCGGTTTAACGCAGCTCATGGATTTGACGGCGGATGAAATCGCGATGCGTTTGAAACGAAGCGATTACGATTTGCTCGATCCTGCGACGAATATCGAATTCGGTGCGTATTATCTCGCGTATCTTACGAAGCGCCTCGACGGTTCACCGCTCACGGCATTTTTCGCATACAATGCGGGAATCGGGCGCGTACGCCGTTGGCTGAACAATTCGCATTTGGAACTCGGCAGGCATGCGGCAAGCGATTTGTTTCTCGAAACGATTCCGTATTCGGAAACGCGCGAGTACGGACGAAAGCTCATCGCCGCGTCGGTGATGTACGGTATTTTATACTACGATACGCCGATTCAAACCGTTGTGAAAAAAATCACAAATCGATAA